From Sander lucioperca isolate FBNREF2018 chromosome 14, SLUC_FBN_1.2, whole genome shotgun sequence, the proteins below share one genomic window:
- the nfil3 gene encoding nuclear factor interleukin-3-regulated protein has translation MQSIKQEVDSTESYSGEDALVLAVALQGTNRDGMGQNIPGIPFKAKSTCRRKREFIPEEKKDTVYWERRRKNNEAAKRSREKRRINDMVLENKLMALGEENASLKAELLSLKLRFGLVSLAAYTQEVQNLSSSTAIDLYQEFVPPSAGQSSSGRVSEPLHLRSTCISVIKHSPHKLEARTATQGSFDICRPAEVKQEPAENGGYAQERSSPYELYRNYMASPLSGVYSQPASFLQLTRSSSDSPRSSDDGAVSKSSDGEDEQQVPKGLMPSAADPRSVIVSTHKVPDASSSALPHKLRIKARTIPIKVEAMDPEYESSGRSSPPVRVSEGGCYRSTRDSSECTQLFPCPLSLQVTNMQDWSQPSEQWHKSSTETLQKGCQSSRLTTSPVLNKSVVDVKERSFAHSHAEDLYLRPGPACPSAKVASLKRLIPAQQGSVIESTKSPTDHHESLPQGWSSA, from the coding sequence ATGCAATCCATCAAGCAAGAGGTGGACTCCACTGAGTCCTACAGTGGAGAGGATGCCCTGGTCCTGGCTGTGGCTTTACAGGGGACTAACAGAGACGGGATGGGCCAAAACATCCCTGGTATTCCTTTCAAAGCAAAAAGTACCTGTCGCAGGAAAAGAGAGTTTATCCCAGAGGAGAAAAAAGACACCGTTTACTGGGAGAGGCGTCGCAAAAACAACGAGGCGGCCAAGCGCTCCAGGGAGAAGCGGCGGATAAACGACATGGTGCTCGAGAACAAGCTGATGGCCCTCGGAGAGGAAAACGCCTCCCTCAAGGCTGAGCTGCTGTCGCTGAAGCTGAGGTTTGGCCTGGTGAGCTTGGCAGCATATACCCAGGAAGTGCAGAATTTATCCAGCTCCACCGCCATCGACCTCTACCAGGAGTTTGTTCCACCCAGCGCTGGCCAAAGTTCGTCCGGCAGGGTTTCGGAGCCTCTTCATTTGCGCAGCACCTGCATATCAGTCATCAAGCATTCCCCCCACAAGCTCGAGGCACGCACTGCGACTCAGGGCAGCTTTGATATCTGCAGGCCTGCAGAGGTCAAGCAGGAACCAGCAGAGAACGGCGGCTATGCACAAGAGCGCAGTAGTCCCTATGAACTCTACAGAAACTACATGGCCAGCCCTTTGTCTGGAGTCTACTCCCAGCCGGCCTCCTTCCTGCAGCTCACCAGGTCGTCCAGTGACTCCCCCAGGAGCTCAGACGACGGCGCTGTGAGCAAATCCTCAGATGGCGAGGATGAGCAGCAGGTTCCCAAAGGGTTGATGCCCTCTGCAGCTGACCCAAGAAGTGTCATTGTCTCCACACACAAAGTGCCAGATGCCAGTTCTTCAGCATTGCCCCATAAACTGCGTATCAAAGCCAGAACCATCCCGATCAAAGTGGAGGCCATGGACCCTGAATACGAGTCTTCTGGAAGGTCCTCCCCTCCCGTCAGGGTTTCCGAGGGAGGATGCTACCGGAGCACTCGGGACTCTTCAGAGTGCACCCAGTTGTTCCCGTGCCCTTTGTCATTACAGGTCACCAACATGCAGGACTGGAGCCAGCCGTCTGAGCAGTGGCATAAAAGCAGCACAGAGACCCTGCAGAAGGGCTGCCAGAGTAGCAGACTAACCACGAGCCCTGTCTTAAACAAAAGCGTTGTAGATGTAAAAGAACGTTCCTTCGCACACTCGCATGCTGAGGACTTGTATCTAAGACCGGGCCCTGCCTGCCCATCTGCAAAAGTGGCCTCTCTGAAAAGACTGATCCCAGCACAGCAAGGGTCTGTGATAGAGTCAACCAAAAGCCCCACTGATCATCATGAGTCATTACCACAAGGATGGTCCTCTGCATGA